Sequence from the Helianthus annuus cultivar XRQ/B chromosome 13, HanXRQr2.0-SUNRISE, whole genome shotgun sequence genome:
CTGATCTGCACATAAAAAATGCTTtcttaaaacaatatatattcaAGAAACTTGTTTGTAAGAGCGAGTAGACGATTGTTCGGGCCCATTTTTTCAAGGGTAACAAGTGAGGCTTTATGTGCTAAAATCCCAAATTTCATAATATGTACATCTAATTTTGTTATATTCAACTCCTCTATAAAGAGATGTATATTTAATTTTGTTTATATATTCAACTCCTCTATAAAGAGCTGGATACTTCATGAAAgtaaatctaaaaaaaattaaacttataAAGATGGACAAGATTTATTTCCCAACAACTTTACAAGTGTATAAATCATGATTTAGAACTGACCCATCATTTGAAATGAATTCTACTTAACCCATTTGAGTTTAAATAGGTTGTAATGTGTTTAAAACTTGAAGTATTATTCATCAGACAGCCCAAAATATTAATTGCATTTTCATATTTGTACAACCCATAGCGTGTTTGAAAGGAAACAAAATAATTAGTAATTTGATATAAAGTCATTAAAGGGAGAGAGAGATACCTTCATACTAACTTCATGATTCAGAGCCTATGCTGATATAGGGGATATGGGAGATGCGACGCCAGTAACTGCCTCTGCCTCTGCCTCTTTTACTGCATCTTTTTTCCAGTTTTGGGCAATCCAACACTTTTAAACTCAAGAGTGAATGCAACAACGCTTTTGGTAGATCCATCAGGTTTGGGCATTTGAAACAGGTGAGATGTTGGAGGGAGTCGAGGCGTTCGAGTCCCATTGAAAATGATTCCAATTTCTCAAATGCAATTACTTCAAGATGAGTAATAGATGAAGGAAGAAAATTAGCAAATTGAGAAGAACTAACCACTCCATCGTCACCATGTAAGTACAGTTCAACAACTGAATTTGGAAGATCCTGTGTGCCCCACTGTGAGATGGGCTTCTTCAGCTTCCCTATTGTTAAGGAGTGCAAGTTGGGAGGCCAAACCCCATTAGGAAAAGAAGCATCCATACTTGGACAATCTGTTATATGAAGATACTTCAACAAGGTTAAATTGGACAACTCATTGTCGGGAAATGACTCCAGACTTCCACAATTTATTAATTTCAATGTGGTGAGGTGAACCAAGACCTTCAGTTCAGTTACTGATTTCAGATCTGGCCAATCATATATATCTATAACTTCAAGCATTGGCATGCGTCTTGTGTTGTTCATGATCTCGTGTCCTCCCCATTCCCTTTCCGAGAGTTTCTTACAACCACTAATGTAAAGTGACTTCAGTTTCTGCCCTCCTGATGGTAAGGAGATAACTGTCAATGAAGTACATTCATATACAATCAAGTTATCAATGCTACCCGGACAACTGCAACGCTCCATATTCTTACAACGACATACATCCAACATTGTGAGAGATGATAGGAAGTTGCTACTACAATTCTTCACCTCTTTCTCTCCGAATCTCACCATATTATCACAATTATCTACTTTCAATTTTCTTAACTTCACAAAAAACTTACTCGCAACTGCTTCTGATTCCCACAAGTATCGTATTGCGTTACAATCCGTGATGGTTAATTCTTCAACTGCCCTCAGATTCTTAATAACATCTCTCCACTCCACATCAATAAGCCTTGAAATATGACATATATCCAACTTGGTGACTGATGAAGCTACTTGAACCAACTTTTTCAACACAACACTATCACATCTAACTATTTCTAGAACTTTCAATAAAGGTAGCGCTTCAAGTAAAACTTCAACCAAATTAGGACAATCTCTTATATGAAGTTGTCGAAGGTTTGGAAACACAACGCCACTATTGGTTGACCATTTTCCCCACTGTCGAAGGTATGGAAACACAACCCTATTATTGGTTGACCATTTCCCCCACCCTGGCATATCTACAAAACTTAAAATTTCAAGTGAAGGGAATCTAAGACTAGTCCCAAGAAACTCCATACCAACAACCGTCACCCTCTCAAAGCCTTCAAGAAACAACTCCTTAATTGATGGTAGTTGCCCAAGTGGCGGTAGAGATGTACAATTTTTACAGCCACGTATAGACACATGCTTCAATCCACCAAACGAGGAATCTCCTACCCAAATTGGAAACTCTAATCCAATGTATGATCCAATTTTGAGTTGTTGTAAATAATCTTTATGAGGCTTTAGCTCATTTAGGACCTCCTTTTCTAGCTCTTTGTCTCGAGGACCATCTAACACGTCACTCCATTCAACCTGTAAGTCACTAATCCTCTTTACTGACAAGTTTGCCTCGCGTGCACGAGTTGCATCTTTCACTTTGTCCAAACCCACCATGGAAATTTTCCCACATATATTTTCTAAATCTTTAAGTTTGGTTATTTCAAAGCCGCCTTCACCTCCAATAATGATGTTGGAAAGAGTTTGTAGGTTTTTAAACTCACCAATCTCTAAGGGAATGTGATTAAAAATGCGAGTGTCTCTAATGTCAAGATGGCGTAGGTTTTTTAGCTTAACAAAGCTCTTTGGCAACTCAATTAATCTACTACATCCAAAAACAATTAATGTTTGTAAATTGCAGAGATTGCACACACTTTCCGGTAAATGTGTTATTCGTGTTTGAGATAGATTTAGATACCTCAAGTGTATCAAAGTACCAATTGACTCTGGTACCTCACTGATATGAAAATTACTCAAACTTAGAACTCTCAGCAACGGTAAATGTGGAAGTAAGTTAGCCAAAACCTTATTCGATAAGAATGAATGTTGGTGACTTTTTTCCAACGCCAAGAATGTTCTC
This genomic interval carries:
- the LOC110899869 gene encoding putative disease resistance protein RGA1; this translates as MRQRNVTARIRWKSTVIYHLFVREEYVNYKKLETFKKAKSSRTFLALEKSHQHSFLSNKVLANLLPHLPLLRVLSLSNFHISEVPESIGTLIHLRYLNLSQTRITHLPESVCNLCNLQTLIVFGCSRLIELPKSFVKLKNLRHLDIRDTRIFNHIPLEIGEFKNLQTLSNIIIGGEGGFEITKLKDLENICGKISMVGLDKVKDATRAREANLSVKRISDLQVEWSDVLDGPRDKELEKEVLNELKPHKDYLQQLKIGSYIGLEFPIWVGDSSFGGLKHVSIRGCKNCTSLPPLGQLPSIKELFLEGFERVTVVGMEFLGTSLRFPSLEILSFVDMPGWGKWSTNNRVVFPYLRQWGKWSTNSGVVFPNLRQLHIRDCPNLVEVLLEALPLLKVLEIVRCDSVVLKKLVQVASSVTKLDICHISRLIDVEWRDVIKNLRAVEELTITDCNAIRYLWESEAVASKFFVKLRKLKVDNCDNMVRFGEKEVKNCSSNFLSSLTMLDVCRCKNMERCSCPGSIDNLIVYECTSLTVISLPSGGQKLKSLYISGCKKLSEREWGGHEIMNNTRRMPMLEVIDIYDWPDLKSVTELKVLVHLTTLKLINCGSLESFPDNELSNLTLLKYLHITDCPSMDASFPNGVWPPNLHSLTIGKLKKPISQWGTQDLPNSVVELYLHGDDGVVSSSQFANFLPSSITHLEVIAFEKLESFSMGLERLDSLQHLTCFKCPNLMDLPKALLHSLLSLKVLDCPKLEKRCSKRGRGRGSYWRRISHIPYISIGSES